The genomic region AGGCGGTTGACGACCGTGCGGGGACGCAGCACCGGGGTCCGGCCGGCGGCGGCATCCTTGAGGCCGTCGATCAGTTCGCGCAGCACCTCCGGGCCGTCGGAGCGCGGCTGCCAGTCCAGCTCGCGTTCGGCCCGTGAGCAGTCCATCAGCGGTACGGCGTACGCGAGGTCGATCCAGCCCGGGTCCAGCTGCTGGATCCGGGCGTGCCAACTGGCGGCCACTGTGGCGCGGACCGCGGCCGCCGGCACGTGCACCGCTCGCGCGGACAGCGCCCGCGCGATCAACGTGGTGGTGACCGGGGTCGGCGCGCACACGTTGAACGCGCCGCCGGCCCGGCGTTCGAGGCAACGCGCGATCGCGTCGGCGACGTCGTCGGCGTGAACGACCGGAACGGCGAGCGCCCGGTCGAGCAGGACGAGCGGCACCAGCCCGATCGCCTTCGCCGGGACGAGCGCGGGCACGGCGTACCGGAGCAGCGCGCTGCCGGCTGTTCGCTGACCGACGATGCCCGGCCGCAACCGCGTGACGGTCGGGCCGTCGCCACCGTGCTCGAACTCGTCGAGCAGCCGCTCGGTCGCCGCCTTGTGCCGGCTGTACGGCGAACTGGGCACGCCGTCGGTCGGCCAGCTCTCGTCCACCGGCTCGTCGCCGCGCTTGGCGGAGTAGGCGCCGATCGACGACAGATGCAGCACGTGCGGTACGCCGGCCACCGCCGCCGCGCGCAGCACCTTCTCGGTGCCCCCGACCCCGACGCT from Kribbella flavida DSM 17836 harbors:
- a CDS encoding NAD-dependent epimerase/dehydratase family protein translates to MRIVITGASGNLGTALLRRLAPDGHELVGLSRRPPEDPGDVQWQAVDLTDDSATVVLRQVFEGADAVVHLAWAFQPSHDLDYLESVGVGGTEKVLRAAAVAGVPHVLHLSSIGAYSAKRGDEPVDESWPTDGVPSSPYSRHKAATERLLDEFEHGGDGPTVTRLRPGIVGQRTAGSALLRYAVPALVPAKAIGLVPLVLLDRALAVPVVHADDVADAIARCLERRAGGAFNVCAPTPVTTTLIARALSARAVHVPAAAVRATVAASWHARIQQLDPGWIDLAYAVPLMDCSRAERELDWQPRSDGPEVLRELIDGLKDAAAGRTPVLRPRTVVNRLQDLLHRGPVGERRET